A region of Candidatus Brocadiaceae bacterium DNA encodes the following proteins:
- a CDS encoding helix-turn-helix domain-containing protein produces MRQTAAAVAFGVTRQAVGNWMNAYRRGGHAALAAHKRGPKRPRRKLMGWQAAAVCNRIRDRYPEQIKLPFFLWTSDAVRQVHMASVRGEFTGPERGFPLSPDGKCSGRCALADETPGAGDASGARPRSPRPPA; encoded by the coding sequence ATGAGGCAGACGGCCGCCGCCGTGGCGTTCGGCGTCACCCGCCAGGCCGTCGGCAACTGGATGAATGCCTATCGCCGGGGCGGCCACGCTGCCCTGGCCGCCCACAAGCGGGGTCCCAAGCGCCCGCGCCGAAAACTCATGGGCTGGCAGGCCGCCGCCGTGTGCAACAGGATCCGGGACCGCTATCCCGAACAGATCAAGCTGCCCTTCTTCCTGTGGACTTCGGATGCCGTCCGGCAGGTGCACATGGCTTCAGTGCGCGGCGAGTTCACCGGGCCGGAACGGGGATTCCCATTGTCGCCGGACGGGAAATGCAGCGGACGTTGTGCACTCGCTGATGAAACGCCTGGTGCTGGGGACGCATCAGGCGCGCGGCCGCGCTCGCCGCGACCGCCAGCTTGA